In Astyanax mexicanus isolate ESR-SI-001 chromosome 5, AstMex3_surface, whole genome shotgun sequence, a single window of DNA contains:
- the dync1i2b gene encoding dynein, cytoplasmic 1, intermediate chain 2a isoform X2 has product MSDKSELKAELERKKQRLAQIREEKKRKEEERKKKETDGRKEGSSPPNDDSDLERKRREAEALLQSMGITDPAMVQPLRVVTEDTCLFHYLVPPPMSPSAKSVGSETGSQDSGDGATGPRTLHWDSDPSTLLLHSDSQLGRLPLRLGMAKVTQVDFPPKEMVSYSKETQTPTQTQIKHVEDENEEEDLAVVQSTLEAPQENESQETEEEAPPHELTEEEKQQILHSEEFLTFFDHSSRIVERALSEHVDVCFDYSGRDLQDKEGDTQGGTKLSLNRQFMDERWSKHRVVTCLDWSPQYPELLVASYSSNEEAPHEPDGVALVWNMKYKKTTPEYVFHCQSAVMSAAFARFHPNLVVGGTYSGQIVLWDNRSNKRTPVQRTPLSASAHTHPVYCVSLVGSQNAHNLISISTDGKMCSWSLDMLSTPQDSLELVFKQSKPVAVTSMSFPLGDVNNFVVGSEDGTVYTACRHGSKAGISEMFEGHHGPVTGLDCHMAAGPVDFSHLFVTSSFDWTVKLWSTRNTKPLYSFEDNSDYVYDVMWSPAHPALFACVDGVGHLDLWNLNNETEVPTASVTVEGNPALNRVRWANSGREVAVGDSEGQVHIYDVGEQIAVPRQDEWTRFVRTLHELNENQEDAEELATQRLVA; this is encoded by the exons aTGTCGGATAAAAGTGAGCTGAAGGCAGAGCTGGAGAGAAAGAAACAGCGGCTGGCTCAGATCAGGGAGGAAAAGAAGAGGAAAGAGGAGGAACGGAAGAAGAAAGAG ACTGATGGACGTAAGGAAGGCTCATCTCCCCCAAACGATGACTCTGATCTGGAGAGGAAGCGAAGGGAGGCGGAGGCTCTGCTGCAGAGTATGGGCATCACTGACCCTGCCATGG tgcaGCCCCTGCGTGTAGTAACAGAAGATACATGTTTGTTTCATTATTTAGTCCCCCCTCCTATGTCCCCCTCTGCTAAATCGGTGGGCAGTGAGACAGGCAGCCAGGACTCTGGAGACGGAGCTACAGGACCCAG gacTCTACACTGGGACTCTGACCCCTCTACTCTGCTGCTGCATTCAGACTCTCAGCTTGG GCGGCTTCCTCTGAGGTTGGGTATGGCTAAAGTGACTCAGGTGGACTTCCCTCCGAAAGAGATGGTGTCCTACTCTAAAGAGACACAGACCCCCACTCAGACCCAGATTAAGCATG TAGAAGATGAGAATGAGGAGGAGGACCTGGCTGTGGTTCAGTCGACTCTGGAAGCTCCTCAGGAGAATGAGTCCCAAGAAACTGAAGAGGAGG CGCCCCCTCATGAGCTGACGGAGGAGGAGAAGCAGCAGATCCTGCATTCAGAGGAGTTTCTCACCTTTTTTGACCACAGCTCTCGCATTGTGGAGCGGGCACTCTCAGAGCATGTGGACGTCTGCTTCGACTACAGCGGCCGAGACCTGCAGGACAAGGAGGg AGACACTCAGGGTGGGACTAAGCTGTCACTTAACAGGCAGTTTATGGATGAACGCTGGTCCAAACACAGAGTGGTCACCTGTCTGGACTGGTCTCCTCAG tatcCTGAGCTGCTGGTGGCGTCGTACAGCAGTAATGAGGAAGCTCCTCATGAGCCTGATGGAGTTGCTCTGGTGTGGAATATGAAGTACAAGAAAACCACCCCCGAATACGTCTTCCACTGTCAG tCGGCAGTGATGTCAGCAGCGTTTGCTCGATTCCATCCTAATCTGGTGGTTGGAGGAACCTACTCTGGACAGATTGTTCTGTGGGACAACCGGAGTAACAAACGCACTCCAGTACAGAGAACACCACTCTCTGCCTCTGCACACACG CACCCGGTGTACTGTGTGAGTTTGGTGGGCAGTCAAAATGCACATAACCTCATCAGCATCTCCACTGATGGCAAAATGTGCTCCTGGAGTTTAGACATGCTGTCCACTCCACAG gacAGTCTGGAGCTGGTGTTTAAGCAGTCTAAACCTGTGGCAGTGACCTCCATGTCTTTTCCTCTGGGCGACGTCAATAATTTTGTGGTGGGCAGTGAGGACGGCACAGTCTACACAGCATGCAGACATGgaag TAAAGCGGGGATCAGTGAGATGTTTGAAGGTCATCACGGTCCAGTTACTGGATTGGACTGCCATATGGCTGCTGGACCTGTAGACTTCTCTCACCTGTTCGTGACTTCATCCTTCGACTGGACCGTCAAACTGTGGAGCACCAGG AACACTAAGCCCCTGTACTCATTCGAGGATAACTCGGACTATGTGTATGATGTCATGTGGTCCCCTGCCCACCCTGCCTTGTTCGCCTGTGTTGATGGAGTAGGACACCTTGACCTGTGGAACCTCAACAATGAGACAGAG GTTCCAACAGCTAGTGTGACAGTGGAGGGAAATCCAGCCCTGAACCGTGTGCGCTGGGCAAATTCAGGCAGAGAGGTTGCTGTTGGCGACTCTGAGGGTCAGGTGCACATTTACGACGTGGGAGAG CAGATCGCCGTGCCGCGGCAGGACGAGTGGACTCGCTTCGTGCGAACTCTCCATGAGCTTAACGAGAACCAGGAGGATGCAGAGGAACTGGCAACCCAGCGCCTCGTTGCATGA
- the dync1i2b gene encoding cytoplasmic dynein 1 intermediate chain 2 isoform X4: MSDKSELKAELERKKQRLAQIREEKKRKEEERKKKETDGRKEGSSPPNDDSDLERKRREAEALLQSMGITDPAMVQPLRVVTEDTCLFHYLVPPPMSPSAKSVGSETGSQDSGDGATGPRRLPLRLGMAKVTQVDFPPKEMVSYSKETQTPTQTQIKHAVEDENEEEDLAVVQSTLEAPQENESQETEEEAPPHELTEEEKQQILHSEEFLTFFDHSSRIVERALSEHVDVCFDYSGRDLQDKEGDTQGGTKLSLNRQFMDERWSKHRVVTCLDWSPQYPELLVASYSSNEEAPHEPDGVALVWNMKYKKTTPEYVFHCQSAVMSAAFARFHPNLVVGGTYSGQIVLWDNRSNKRTPVQRTPLSASAHTHPVYCVSLVGSQNAHNLISISTDGKMCSWSLDMLSTPQDSLELVFKQSKPVAVTSMSFPLGDVNNFVVGSEDGTVYTACRHGSKAGISEMFEGHHGPVTGLDCHMAAGPVDFSHLFVTSSFDWTVKLWSTRNTKPLYSFEDNSDYVYDVMWSPAHPALFACVDGVGHLDLWNLNNETEVPTASVTVEGNPALNRVRWANSGREVAVGDSEGQVHIYDVGEQIAVPRQDEWTRFVRTLHELNENQEDAEELATQRLVA; the protein is encoded by the exons aTGTCGGATAAAAGTGAGCTGAAGGCAGAGCTGGAGAGAAAGAAACAGCGGCTGGCTCAGATCAGGGAGGAAAAGAAGAGGAAAGAGGAGGAACGGAAGAAGAAAGAG ACTGATGGACGTAAGGAAGGCTCATCTCCCCCAAACGATGACTCTGATCTGGAGAGGAAGCGAAGGGAGGCGGAGGCTCTGCTGCAGAGTATGGGCATCACTGACCCTGCCATGG tgcaGCCCCTGCGTGTAGTAACAGAAGATACATGTTTGTTTCATTATTTAGTCCCCCCTCCTATGTCCCCCTCTGCTAAATCGGTGGGCAGTGAGACAGGCAGCCAGGACTCTGGAGACGGAGCTACAGGACCCAG GCGGCTTCCTCTGAGGTTGGGTATGGCTAAAGTGACTCAGGTGGACTTCCCTCCGAAAGAGATGGTGTCCTACTCTAAAGAGACACAGACCCCCACTCAGACCCAGATTAAGCATG CAGTAGAAGATGAGAATGAGGAGGAGGACCTGGCTGTGGTTCAGTCGACTCTGGAAGCTCCTCAGGAGAATGAGTCCCAAGAAACTGAAGAGGAGG CGCCCCCTCATGAGCTGACGGAGGAGGAGAAGCAGCAGATCCTGCATTCAGAGGAGTTTCTCACCTTTTTTGACCACAGCTCTCGCATTGTGGAGCGGGCACTCTCAGAGCATGTGGACGTCTGCTTCGACTACAGCGGCCGAGACCTGCAGGACAAGGAGGg AGACACTCAGGGTGGGACTAAGCTGTCACTTAACAGGCAGTTTATGGATGAACGCTGGTCCAAACACAGAGTGGTCACCTGTCTGGACTGGTCTCCTCAG tatcCTGAGCTGCTGGTGGCGTCGTACAGCAGTAATGAGGAAGCTCCTCATGAGCCTGATGGAGTTGCTCTGGTGTGGAATATGAAGTACAAGAAAACCACCCCCGAATACGTCTTCCACTGTCAG tCGGCAGTGATGTCAGCAGCGTTTGCTCGATTCCATCCTAATCTGGTGGTTGGAGGAACCTACTCTGGACAGATTGTTCTGTGGGACAACCGGAGTAACAAACGCACTCCAGTACAGAGAACACCACTCTCTGCCTCTGCACACACG CACCCGGTGTACTGTGTGAGTTTGGTGGGCAGTCAAAATGCACATAACCTCATCAGCATCTCCACTGATGGCAAAATGTGCTCCTGGAGTTTAGACATGCTGTCCACTCCACAG gacAGTCTGGAGCTGGTGTTTAAGCAGTCTAAACCTGTGGCAGTGACCTCCATGTCTTTTCCTCTGGGCGACGTCAATAATTTTGTGGTGGGCAGTGAGGACGGCACAGTCTACACAGCATGCAGACATGgaag TAAAGCGGGGATCAGTGAGATGTTTGAAGGTCATCACGGTCCAGTTACTGGATTGGACTGCCATATGGCTGCTGGACCTGTAGACTTCTCTCACCTGTTCGTGACTTCATCCTTCGACTGGACCGTCAAACTGTGGAGCACCAGG AACACTAAGCCCCTGTACTCATTCGAGGATAACTCGGACTATGTGTATGATGTCATGTGGTCCCCTGCCCACCCTGCCTTGTTCGCCTGTGTTGATGGAGTAGGACACCTTGACCTGTGGAACCTCAACAATGAGACAGAG GTTCCAACAGCTAGTGTGACAGTGGAGGGAAATCCAGCCCTGAACCGTGTGCGCTGGGCAAATTCAGGCAGAGAGGTTGCTGTTGGCGACTCTGAGGGTCAGGTGCACATTTACGACGTGGGAGAG CAGATCGCCGTGCCGCGGCAGGACGAGTGGACTCGCTTCGTGCGAACTCTCCATGAGCTTAACGAGAACCAGGAGGATGCAGAGGAACTGGCAACCCAGCGCCTCGTTGCATGA
- the dync1i2b gene encoding dynein, cytoplasmic 1, intermediate chain 2a isoform X3: MSDKSELKAELERKKQRLAQIREEKKRKEEERKKKETDGRKEGSSPPNDDSDLERKRREAEALLQSMGITDPAMVPPPMSPSAKSVGSETGSQDSGDGATGPRTLHWDSDPSTLLLHSDSQLGRLPLRLGMAKVTQVDFPPKEMVSYSKETQTPTQTQIKHAVEDENEEEDLAVVQSTLEAPQENESQETEEEAPPHELTEEEKQQILHSEEFLTFFDHSSRIVERALSEHVDVCFDYSGRDLQDKEGDTQGGTKLSLNRQFMDERWSKHRVVTCLDWSPQYPELLVASYSSNEEAPHEPDGVALVWNMKYKKTTPEYVFHCQSAVMSAAFARFHPNLVVGGTYSGQIVLWDNRSNKRTPVQRTPLSASAHTHPVYCVSLVGSQNAHNLISISTDGKMCSWSLDMLSTPQDSLELVFKQSKPVAVTSMSFPLGDVNNFVVGSEDGTVYTACRHGSKAGISEMFEGHHGPVTGLDCHMAAGPVDFSHLFVTSSFDWTVKLWSTRNTKPLYSFEDNSDYVYDVMWSPAHPALFACVDGVGHLDLWNLNNETEVPTASVTVEGNPALNRVRWANSGREVAVGDSEGQVHIYDVGEQIAVPRQDEWTRFVRTLHELNENQEDAEELATQRLVA; this comes from the exons aTGTCGGATAAAAGTGAGCTGAAGGCAGAGCTGGAGAGAAAGAAACAGCGGCTGGCTCAGATCAGGGAGGAAAAGAAGAGGAAAGAGGAGGAACGGAAGAAGAAAGAG ACTGATGGACGTAAGGAAGGCTCATCTCCCCCAAACGATGACTCTGATCTGGAGAGGAAGCGAAGGGAGGCGGAGGCTCTGCTGCAGAGTATGGGCATCACTGACCCTGCCATGG TCCCCCCTCCTATGTCCCCCTCTGCTAAATCGGTGGGCAGTGAGACAGGCAGCCAGGACTCTGGAGACGGAGCTACAGGACCCAG gacTCTACACTGGGACTCTGACCCCTCTACTCTGCTGCTGCATTCAGACTCTCAGCTTGG GCGGCTTCCTCTGAGGTTGGGTATGGCTAAAGTGACTCAGGTGGACTTCCCTCCGAAAGAGATGGTGTCCTACTCTAAAGAGACACAGACCCCCACTCAGACCCAGATTAAGCATG CAGTAGAAGATGAGAATGAGGAGGAGGACCTGGCTGTGGTTCAGTCGACTCTGGAAGCTCCTCAGGAGAATGAGTCCCAAGAAACTGAAGAGGAGG CGCCCCCTCATGAGCTGACGGAGGAGGAGAAGCAGCAGATCCTGCATTCAGAGGAGTTTCTCACCTTTTTTGACCACAGCTCTCGCATTGTGGAGCGGGCACTCTCAGAGCATGTGGACGTCTGCTTCGACTACAGCGGCCGAGACCTGCAGGACAAGGAGGg AGACACTCAGGGTGGGACTAAGCTGTCACTTAACAGGCAGTTTATGGATGAACGCTGGTCCAAACACAGAGTGGTCACCTGTCTGGACTGGTCTCCTCAG tatcCTGAGCTGCTGGTGGCGTCGTACAGCAGTAATGAGGAAGCTCCTCATGAGCCTGATGGAGTTGCTCTGGTGTGGAATATGAAGTACAAGAAAACCACCCCCGAATACGTCTTCCACTGTCAG tCGGCAGTGATGTCAGCAGCGTTTGCTCGATTCCATCCTAATCTGGTGGTTGGAGGAACCTACTCTGGACAGATTGTTCTGTGGGACAACCGGAGTAACAAACGCACTCCAGTACAGAGAACACCACTCTCTGCCTCTGCACACACG CACCCGGTGTACTGTGTGAGTTTGGTGGGCAGTCAAAATGCACATAACCTCATCAGCATCTCCACTGATGGCAAAATGTGCTCCTGGAGTTTAGACATGCTGTCCACTCCACAG gacAGTCTGGAGCTGGTGTTTAAGCAGTCTAAACCTGTGGCAGTGACCTCCATGTCTTTTCCTCTGGGCGACGTCAATAATTTTGTGGTGGGCAGTGAGGACGGCACAGTCTACACAGCATGCAGACATGgaag TAAAGCGGGGATCAGTGAGATGTTTGAAGGTCATCACGGTCCAGTTACTGGATTGGACTGCCATATGGCTGCTGGACCTGTAGACTTCTCTCACCTGTTCGTGACTTCATCCTTCGACTGGACCGTCAAACTGTGGAGCACCAGG AACACTAAGCCCCTGTACTCATTCGAGGATAACTCGGACTATGTGTATGATGTCATGTGGTCCCCTGCCCACCCTGCCTTGTTCGCCTGTGTTGATGGAGTAGGACACCTTGACCTGTGGAACCTCAACAATGAGACAGAG GTTCCAACAGCTAGTGTGACAGTGGAGGGAAATCCAGCCCTGAACCGTGTGCGCTGGGCAAATTCAGGCAGAGAGGTTGCTGTTGGCGACTCTGAGGGTCAGGTGCACATTTACGACGTGGGAGAG CAGATCGCCGTGCCGCGGCAGGACGAGTGGACTCGCTTCGTGCGAACTCTCCATGAGCTTAACGAGAACCAGGAGGATGCAGAGGAACTGGCAACCCAGCGCCTCGTTGCATGA
- the dync1i2b gene encoding dynein, cytoplasmic 1, intermediate chain 2a isoform X5, with translation MSDKSELKAELERKKQRLAQIREEKKRKEEERKKKETDGRKEGSSPPNDDSDLERKRREAEALLQSMGITDPAMVPPPMSPSAKSVGSETGSQDSGDGATGPRRLPLRLGMAKVTQVDFPPKEMVSYSKETQTPTQTQIKHAVEDENEEEDLAVVQSTLEAPQENESQETEEEAPPHELTEEEKQQILHSEEFLTFFDHSSRIVERALSEHVDVCFDYSGRDLQDKEGDTQGGTKLSLNRQFMDERWSKHRVVTCLDWSPQYPELLVASYSSNEEAPHEPDGVALVWNMKYKKTTPEYVFHCQSAVMSAAFARFHPNLVVGGTYSGQIVLWDNRSNKRTPVQRTPLSASAHTHPVYCVSLVGSQNAHNLISISTDGKMCSWSLDMLSTPQDSLELVFKQSKPVAVTSMSFPLGDVNNFVVGSEDGTVYTACRHGSKAGISEMFEGHHGPVTGLDCHMAAGPVDFSHLFVTSSFDWTVKLWSTRNTKPLYSFEDNSDYVYDVMWSPAHPALFACVDGVGHLDLWNLNNETEVPTASVTVEGNPALNRVRWANSGREVAVGDSEGQVHIYDVGEQIAVPRQDEWTRFVRTLHELNENQEDAEELATQRLVA, from the exons aTGTCGGATAAAAGTGAGCTGAAGGCAGAGCTGGAGAGAAAGAAACAGCGGCTGGCTCAGATCAGGGAGGAAAAGAAGAGGAAAGAGGAGGAACGGAAGAAGAAAGAG ACTGATGGACGTAAGGAAGGCTCATCTCCCCCAAACGATGACTCTGATCTGGAGAGGAAGCGAAGGGAGGCGGAGGCTCTGCTGCAGAGTATGGGCATCACTGACCCTGCCATGG TCCCCCCTCCTATGTCCCCCTCTGCTAAATCGGTGGGCAGTGAGACAGGCAGCCAGGACTCTGGAGACGGAGCTACAGGACCCAG GCGGCTTCCTCTGAGGTTGGGTATGGCTAAAGTGACTCAGGTGGACTTCCCTCCGAAAGAGATGGTGTCCTACTCTAAAGAGACACAGACCCCCACTCAGACCCAGATTAAGCATG CAGTAGAAGATGAGAATGAGGAGGAGGACCTGGCTGTGGTTCAGTCGACTCTGGAAGCTCCTCAGGAGAATGAGTCCCAAGAAACTGAAGAGGAGG CGCCCCCTCATGAGCTGACGGAGGAGGAGAAGCAGCAGATCCTGCATTCAGAGGAGTTTCTCACCTTTTTTGACCACAGCTCTCGCATTGTGGAGCGGGCACTCTCAGAGCATGTGGACGTCTGCTTCGACTACAGCGGCCGAGACCTGCAGGACAAGGAGGg AGACACTCAGGGTGGGACTAAGCTGTCACTTAACAGGCAGTTTATGGATGAACGCTGGTCCAAACACAGAGTGGTCACCTGTCTGGACTGGTCTCCTCAG tatcCTGAGCTGCTGGTGGCGTCGTACAGCAGTAATGAGGAAGCTCCTCATGAGCCTGATGGAGTTGCTCTGGTGTGGAATATGAAGTACAAGAAAACCACCCCCGAATACGTCTTCCACTGTCAG tCGGCAGTGATGTCAGCAGCGTTTGCTCGATTCCATCCTAATCTGGTGGTTGGAGGAACCTACTCTGGACAGATTGTTCTGTGGGACAACCGGAGTAACAAACGCACTCCAGTACAGAGAACACCACTCTCTGCCTCTGCACACACG CACCCGGTGTACTGTGTGAGTTTGGTGGGCAGTCAAAATGCACATAACCTCATCAGCATCTCCACTGATGGCAAAATGTGCTCCTGGAGTTTAGACATGCTGTCCACTCCACAG gacAGTCTGGAGCTGGTGTTTAAGCAGTCTAAACCTGTGGCAGTGACCTCCATGTCTTTTCCTCTGGGCGACGTCAATAATTTTGTGGTGGGCAGTGAGGACGGCACAGTCTACACAGCATGCAGACATGgaag TAAAGCGGGGATCAGTGAGATGTTTGAAGGTCATCACGGTCCAGTTACTGGATTGGACTGCCATATGGCTGCTGGACCTGTAGACTTCTCTCACCTGTTCGTGACTTCATCCTTCGACTGGACCGTCAAACTGTGGAGCACCAGG AACACTAAGCCCCTGTACTCATTCGAGGATAACTCGGACTATGTGTATGATGTCATGTGGTCCCCTGCCCACCCTGCCTTGTTCGCCTGTGTTGATGGAGTAGGACACCTTGACCTGTGGAACCTCAACAATGAGACAGAG GTTCCAACAGCTAGTGTGACAGTGGAGGGAAATCCAGCCCTGAACCGTGTGCGCTGGGCAAATTCAGGCAGAGAGGTTGCTGTTGGCGACTCTGAGGGTCAGGTGCACATTTACGACGTGGGAGAG CAGATCGCCGTGCCGCGGCAGGACGAGTGGACTCGCTTCGTGCGAACTCTCCATGAGCTTAACGAGAACCAGGAGGATGCAGAGGAACTGGCAACCCAGCGCCTCGTTGCATGA
- the dync1i2b gene encoding dynein, cytoplasmic 1, intermediate chain 2a isoform X1 — translation MSDKSELKAELERKKQRLAQIREEKKRKEEERKKKETDGRKEGSSPPNDDSDLERKRREAEALLQSMGITDPAMVQPLRVVTEDTCLFHYLVPPPMSPSAKSVGSETGSQDSGDGATGPRTLHWDSDPSTLLLHSDSQLGRLPLRLGMAKVTQVDFPPKEMVSYSKETQTPTQTQIKHAVEDENEEEDLAVVQSTLEAPQENESQETEEEAPPHELTEEEKQQILHSEEFLTFFDHSSRIVERALSEHVDVCFDYSGRDLQDKEGDTQGGTKLSLNRQFMDERWSKHRVVTCLDWSPQYPELLVASYSSNEEAPHEPDGVALVWNMKYKKTTPEYVFHCQSAVMSAAFARFHPNLVVGGTYSGQIVLWDNRSNKRTPVQRTPLSASAHTHPVYCVSLVGSQNAHNLISISTDGKMCSWSLDMLSTPQDSLELVFKQSKPVAVTSMSFPLGDVNNFVVGSEDGTVYTACRHGSKAGISEMFEGHHGPVTGLDCHMAAGPVDFSHLFVTSSFDWTVKLWSTRNTKPLYSFEDNSDYVYDVMWSPAHPALFACVDGVGHLDLWNLNNETEVPTASVTVEGNPALNRVRWANSGREVAVGDSEGQVHIYDVGEQIAVPRQDEWTRFVRTLHELNENQEDAEELATQRLVA, via the exons aTGTCGGATAAAAGTGAGCTGAAGGCAGAGCTGGAGAGAAAGAAACAGCGGCTGGCTCAGATCAGGGAGGAAAAGAAGAGGAAAGAGGAGGAACGGAAGAAGAAAGAG ACTGATGGACGTAAGGAAGGCTCATCTCCCCCAAACGATGACTCTGATCTGGAGAGGAAGCGAAGGGAGGCGGAGGCTCTGCTGCAGAGTATGGGCATCACTGACCCTGCCATGG tgcaGCCCCTGCGTGTAGTAACAGAAGATACATGTTTGTTTCATTATTTAGTCCCCCCTCCTATGTCCCCCTCTGCTAAATCGGTGGGCAGTGAGACAGGCAGCCAGGACTCTGGAGACGGAGCTACAGGACCCAG gacTCTACACTGGGACTCTGACCCCTCTACTCTGCTGCTGCATTCAGACTCTCAGCTTGG GCGGCTTCCTCTGAGGTTGGGTATGGCTAAAGTGACTCAGGTGGACTTCCCTCCGAAAGAGATGGTGTCCTACTCTAAAGAGACACAGACCCCCACTCAGACCCAGATTAAGCATG CAGTAGAAGATGAGAATGAGGAGGAGGACCTGGCTGTGGTTCAGTCGACTCTGGAAGCTCCTCAGGAGAATGAGTCCCAAGAAACTGAAGAGGAGG CGCCCCCTCATGAGCTGACGGAGGAGGAGAAGCAGCAGATCCTGCATTCAGAGGAGTTTCTCACCTTTTTTGACCACAGCTCTCGCATTGTGGAGCGGGCACTCTCAGAGCATGTGGACGTCTGCTTCGACTACAGCGGCCGAGACCTGCAGGACAAGGAGGg AGACACTCAGGGTGGGACTAAGCTGTCACTTAACAGGCAGTTTATGGATGAACGCTGGTCCAAACACAGAGTGGTCACCTGTCTGGACTGGTCTCCTCAG tatcCTGAGCTGCTGGTGGCGTCGTACAGCAGTAATGAGGAAGCTCCTCATGAGCCTGATGGAGTTGCTCTGGTGTGGAATATGAAGTACAAGAAAACCACCCCCGAATACGTCTTCCACTGTCAG tCGGCAGTGATGTCAGCAGCGTTTGCTCGATTCCATCCTAATCTGGTGGTTGGAGGAACCTACTCTGGACAGATTGTTCTGTGGGACAACCGGAGTAACAAACGCACTCCAGTACAGAGAACACCACTCTCTGCCTCTGCACACACG CACCCGGTGTACTGTGTGAGTTTGGTGGGCAGTCAAAATGCACATAACCTCATCAGCATCTCCACTGATGGCAAAATGTGCTCCTGGAGTTTAGACATGCTGTCCACTCCACAG gacAGTCTGGAGCTGGTGTTTAAGCAGTCTAAACCTGTGGCAGTGACCTCCATGTCTTTTCCTCTGGGCGACGTCAATAATTTTGTGGTGGGCAGTGAGGACGGCACAGTCTACACAGCATGCAGACATGgaag TAAAGCGGGGATCAGTGAGATGTTTGAAGGTCATCACGGTCCAGTTACTGGATTGGACTGCCATATGGCTGCTGGACCTGTAGACTTCTCTCACCTGTTCGTGACTTCATCCTTCGACTGGACCGTCAAACTGTGGAGCACCAGG AACACTAAGCCCCTGTACTCATTCGAGGATAACTCGGACTATGTGTATGATGTCATGTGGTCCCCTGCCCACCCTGCCTTGTTCGCCTGTGTTGATGGAGTAGGACACCTTGACCTGTGGAACCTCAACAATGAGACAGAG GTTCCAACAGCTAGTGTGACAGTGGAGGGAAATCCAGCCCTGAACCGTGTGCGCTGGGCAAATTCAGGCAGAGAGGTTGCTGTTGGCGACTCTGAGGGTCAGGTGCACATTTACGACGTGGGAGAG CAGATCGCCGTGCCGCGGCAGGACGAGTGGACTCGCTTCGTGCGAACTCTCCATGAGCTTAACGAGAACCAGGAGGATGCAGAGGAACTGGCAACCCAGCGCCTCGTTGCATGA